Proteins found in one Hoplias malabaricus isolate fHopMal1 chromosome 17, fHopMal1.hap1, whole genome shotgun sequence genomic segment:
- the gpr137 gene encoding integral membrane protein GPR137, whose product MEVTPPNPNSSVPPPPLPISPAMAPSVQLGVTIVYTCLYGSLFLIVYIQLWLLLLYRHKRWSYQSAFLFFCLFWAALRTTLFSFYFGDALAANHLPTPIYWLLYCCPVCLQFFTLSLINLYFTQVVLKVRGLFRIEPSKGLWVARGVYATMSAVFLCVNVVCASLGERGTIHEVGDKTWSLVLIRVLVNDLLFIAEAVCLATSLLILTRFSPSTSPYLHSKGTTVCRTAVLGAGVILLFSSRACYNLAVLILSQNHRVASFGFDWYNISDQADLQSELGDTGYIVFGAILFIWELLPTSLLILIFRVPRPPQETNCSPVINTRGPRSYFFDDPRGMDSDSSSTWSHGLRPNNSWFGSIETTPLLFNRTDQTNQHHSLYSTPQN is encoded by the exons ATGGAGGTCACACCTCCTAATCCCAACTCTTCCGTGCCGCCACCACCTTTGCCCATTAGTCCTGCAATGGCTCCATCTGTACAACTTGGGGTCACTATAGTTTACACATGTCTCTATGGGAGTTTGTTTTTGATAGTGTACATTCAGCTTTGGCTGTTGTTACTGTACCGCCATAAAAGGTGGAGCTACCAgagtgcttttctttttttctgcctgTTCTGGGCAGCCCTTCGTActacacttttttctttttattttggtgATGCACTTGCGGCAAACCACTTGCCCACTCCAATCTACTGGCTCCTCTACTGCTGTCCTGTGTGCCTGCAGTTCTTCACTCTGAGTCTCATCAATCTGTACTTCACTCAG GTTGTCCTTAAAGTTAGAGGATTATTCAGAATAGAGCCAAGTAAAGGATT GTGGGTTGCACGTGGTGTGTATGCAACCATGAGTGCTGTTTTCTTATGTGTTAACGTGGTTTGTGCCAGTCTTGGGGAGCGAGGGACCATACATGAAGTTGGAGACAAAACGTGGAGTTTGGTTCTGATCAGAGTCCTGGTGAATGACCTGCTTTTTATTGCTGAGGCTGTGTGTCTGGCCACTTCCCTGCTTATATTGACCCGGTTCTCTCCCTCCACCAGCCCTTATCTACATAGCAAG GGGACCACTGTTTGCCGGACAGCAGTGTTGGGAGCTGGTGTAATTTTGCTCTTCTCGAGTAGAGCATGTTATAACCTTGCTGTGCTCATCCTGTCTCAGAATCACAGGGTAGCATCCTTTGGCTTTGACTGGTACAACATCTCAGATCAG GCTGACCTTCAAAGTGAACTTGGAGACACGGGCTATATAGTATTTGGTGCTATCCTTTTCATATGGGAGCTACTACCTACCAGCCTCCTTATTCTCATTTTCAGAGTACCTCGTCCCCCTCAAGAAACG AACTGCAGTCCAGTTATAAACACAAGGGGTCCACGCTCATATTTCTTTGATGACCCACGGGGAATGGATAGTGACAGTAGTTCTACTTGGTCACATGGTTTACGCCCTAATAACAG CTGGTTTGGCTCAATTGAGACAACTCCACTCCTCTTCAATAGGACAGATCAGACCAACCAGCATCACTCTCTCTACTCAACTCCACAGAACTGA
- the syvn1 gene encoding E3 ubiquitin-protein ligase synoviolin, producing the protein MVRAALVTATSLALTGAVVAHAYFLKHQFYPTVVYLTKSSPSMAVLYIQAFVLVFLLGKFMRKVFFGQLRAAEMEHLIERSWYAVTETCLAFTVFRDDFSPRFVALFTLLLFLKCFHWLAEDRVDFMERSPNISWVFHFRVLSLMILLGILDFLFVNHACHSIITRGASVQLVFGFEYAILMTMVLTTFIKYTLHTIDLQSENPWENKAVYMLYTELFTGFIKVLLYMAFMTIMIKVHTFPLFAIRPMYLAMRQFKKAVTDAIMSRRAIRNMNTLYPDATPEDLQASDNVCIICREEMVTGAKKLPCNHIFHSSCLRSWFQRQQTCPTCRMDVLRASQPNPSPTPAAPAAPAAPAAQANAPAPPAANVAPGMMPHFPPGIFPLWGPFPGAPPPPAPPGAQAATSTPQTSAETTQTTGADPGASGSTQPSTDSAASVPGGAVPGFPFSMPPPFPSAPWLPMPPPPPFMSSMPPPPASLSTMSEEELRELEQEGRRGLEARLQCLHNIHTLLDAAMLNIHHYLTTVATLSPPRSESSPGVASRTGRTESSAGSNEASGQDSGAQTVGPMNGATGFSQLNSATAADKEEKKEEDDDDDDGAPNAAELRQRRLRKLETTPPIDH; encoded by the exons ATGGTGCGAGCAGCTCTGGTGACGGCCACTAGCCTGGCCCTGACTGGTGCAGTGGTCGCTCATGCCTATTTCCTTAAACACCAGTTCTACCCTACAGTGGTATACCTCACCAAAAGCAGCCCTAGTATGGCA GTTTTGTATATCCAGGCATTTGTGTTGGTTTTTCTGCTGGGAAAGTTCATGCGAAAGGTCTTTTTTGGCCAGTTGAGAGCTGCAGAGATGGAG CACCTGATTGAGCGCTCCTGGTATGCCGTGACAGAGACCTGCTTAGCCTTTACAGTTTTCAGGGATGACTTTTCTCCTCGATTTGTGGCCCTCTTCACTTTGCTGCTCTTCCTTAAGTGCTTCCATTGGCTGGCTGAAGACAGGGTGGACTTT ATGGAAAGAAGTCCAAATATTTCATGGGTCTTCCATTTTAGAGTTCTCT CGCTGATGATTCTGCTGGGAATATTAGATTTCTTATTCGTCAATCATGCCTGCCATAGCATTATTACAAGAGGGGCTTCAGTACAGTTGGTCTTTGGCTTTGAG taTGCAATTCTTATGACTATGGTTCTTACCACCTTCATTAAGTACACCTTGCATACAATTGATCTACAAAGTGAGAACCCGTGGGAAAATAAAGCAGTCTATATGCTTTACACAGAGCTCTTTACAG GTTTCATCAAAGTGCTGCTGTACATGGCGTTCATGACAATAATGATCAAAGTCCACACCTTCCCTCTCTTTGCTATCCGTCCTATGTATCTTGCAATGAG GCAATTTAAGAAAGCAGTGACCGATGCAATTATGTCTCGACGAGCCATTCGCAACATGAACACGCT CTATCCAGATGCCACTCCTGAGGATTTGCAAGCCTCTGACAACGTGTGTATCATCTGTCGAGAGGAAATGGTAACTGGAGCCAAGAAACTGCCCTGCAACCACATCTTTCACTCAAG TTGCCTTCGCTCATGGTTCCAGAGACAGCAGACATGTCCAACTTGTCGTATGGATGTTCTACGAGCATCACAACCTAATCCTTCTCCCACTCCTGCTGCTCCAGCAGCTCCTGCAGCCCCAGCAGCTCAGGCTAATGCTCCTGCACCCCCGGCTGCTAATG TTGCACCAGGTATGATGCCTCACTTCCCCCCAGGCATTTTCCCTTTATGGGGTCCCTTCCCTGGTGCTCCACCGCCTCCTGCCCCACCAGGGGCTCAAGCTGCAACTAGCACTCCACAGACCAGTGCAGAAACAACCCAAACCACGGGGGCAG ATCCAGGTGCTAGTGGCTCAACTCAGCCCAGCACAGACAGTGCTGCCAGTGTTCCTGGAGGTGCAGTGCCTGGATTCCCATTCTCTATGCCTCCACCATTCCCCTCTGCACCATGGCTGCCCAtgcctccacctccaccctttA TGTCATCTATGCCTCCTCCACCTGCATCTCTGTCCACAATGTCAGaggaggagctgagagaacTGGAGCAGGAGGGTCGCCGAGGTCTGGAGGCCAGGTTACAGTGCCTTCACAATATTCACACACTGCTGGATGCTGCCATGCTCAACATCCACCATTACCTCACCACTGTTGCCACACTCAG TCCTCCTCGATCAGAAAGCAGCCCTGGCGTGGCCAGCAGAACTGGCAGAACAGAATCCTCTGCAGGCAGCAATGAGGCCTCTGGCCAGGATAGTGGTGCACAAACAG TTGGTCCTATGAATGGAGCAACTGGCTTTTCCCAGCTAAATTCAGCCACAGCAGCAGATAAAGAAGAGAAGAaggaggaagatgatgatgatgatgatggtgcaCCAAATGCTGCAGAGCTTAGACAACGACGTCTGCGCAAGTTAGAGACCACACCGCCTATTGACCACTGA
- the smad5 gene encoding mothers against decapentaplegic homolog 5, whose product MTSMSSLFSFTSPAVKRLLGWKQGDEEEKWAEKAVDALVKKLKKKKGAMEDLEKALSSPGQPSKCVTIPRSLDGRLQVSHRKGLPHVIYCRVWRWPDLQSHHELKPLEVCEYPFGSKQKEVCINPYHYKRVESPVLPPVLVPRHSEFNPQHSLLVQFRNLSHNEPHMPLNATFPESFQQHSGGGSFPISPNSPYPPSPASSGTYPNSPASSGPSSPFQLPADTPPPAYMPPDDQMGQDGSQSMDTGSSMVPQNMPRGDVQPVEYEEPNHWCSIVYYELNNRVGEAYHAPSTSVLVDGFTDPSNNKNRFCLGLLSNVNRNSTIENTRRHIGKGVHLYYVGGEVYAECLSDTSIFVQSRNCNYHHGFHPTTVCKIPSGCSLKIFNNQEFAQLLAQSVNHGFEAVYELTKMCTIRMSFVKGWGAEYHRQDVTSTPCWIEVHLHGPLQWLDKVLTQMGPPVNPISSVS is encoded by the exons ATGACCTCTATGTCCAGCCTGTTCTCATTCACCAGCCCAGCGGTGAAGCGCCTGCTGGGCTGGAAGCAGGGTGATGAAGAAGAGAAATGGGCAGAGAAAGCTGTGGATGCACTGGTTAAGAagctgaagaagaagaagggtgCCATGGAGGACCTGGAGAAGGCCCTGAGTAGCCCAGGGCAACCCAGCAAATGTGTAACAATCCCTCGTTCTTTGGACGGTCGCCTGCAGGTGTCCCACAGGAAGGGTCTTCCTCATGTCATCTACTGCCGTGTGTGGCGATGGCCTGACCTGCAGTCCCACCACGAGTTGAAGCCTCTGGAAGTGTGTGAATACCCATTCGGCTCCAAACAGAAAGAAGTATGCATCAACCCTTACCATTACAAGAGGGTGGAAAGTCCTG TACTTCCTCCAGTGTTGGTGCCCAGACACAGTGAGTTCAACCCACAGCACAGCCTTCTGGTGCAGTTCCGAAACCTCAGCCACAATGAGCCACACATGCCTCTGAACGCCACCTTCCCAGAATCCTTTCAGCAGCACAGTGGAGGGGGATCCTTTCCAATTTCACCAAATTCACCTTACCCACCCTCTCCTGCCAGTAGTGGAACATATCCCAACTCCCCTGCAAGCTCGGGCCCATCCAGCCCCTTCCAGCTTCCAG CTGACACCCCTCCCCCTGCCTATATGCCTCCCGATGATCAGATGGGACAGGATGGCTCCCAGTCCATGGATACTGGCAGTAGCATGGTGCCCCAGAACATGCCCAGAGGAG atGTGCAACCGGTTGAGTATGAGGAGCCCAACCACTGGTGCTCCATTGTGTACTATGAGCTGAATAACCGTGTGGGTGAGGCTTACCATGCACCTTCTACGAGTGTGCTGGTGGATGGCTTCACTGATCCATCTAACAACAAGAACCGCTTCTGCCTGGGCCTGCTCTCCAACGTTAATCGCAACTCCACCATTGAAAACACCCGCCGGCATATTGGCAAAG GTGTCCACCTGTATTATGTTGGAGGAGAAGTTTATGCTGAGTGTTTGAGCGATACCAGCATTTTCGTCCAGAGTAGAAACTGCAACTACCACCATGGTTTCCACCCTACCACAGTGTGCAAAATCCCCAGTGGCTGCAGCCTCAAGATCTTCAACAACCAGGAGTTTGCCCAACTCCTCGCCCAATCCGTTAACCATGGCTTTGAGGCTGTCTATGAATTAACCAAGATGTGCACCATTCGCATGAGTTTTGTAAAG GGTTGGGGGGCCGAGTATCACCGACAAGATGTGACCAGCACCCCCTGCTGGATAGAAGTTCATCTGCATGGTCCCCTCCAATGGCTGGATAAAGTACTGACTCAAATGGGCCCTCCTGTGAACCCCATCTCTTCAGTTTCCTAA